In Thermodesulfovibrionales bacterium, a genomic segment contains:
- the dapB gene encoding 4-hydroxy-tetrahydrodipicolinate reductase — protein MTKIIVTGATGRMGSRIMALARDYHDLSLVGAVEREGHDHIGKDAGQIAGIGETGITLTDRLDEVIGKADVIIDFTSPGATLRHVELAKEKKRAVVIGTTGFSKDELKSLRSMSSDIPVLLAPNMSVGVNLLFKVLGDVARTLGDDYDVEIIEAHHRLKKDAPSGTAMKMAQVIAEALRRNLDEVAVFERKGLIGERKRKEIGMQTVRAGDIVGEHTVLFGGLGERIEITHKASSRDTFARGALRAALWLHGKPAGFYDMQDVLGLR, from the coding sequence ATGACGAAGATTATCGTTACCGGCGCTACGGGGCGAATGGGAAGCAGGATCATGGCACTCGCAAGGGATTATCACGATCTGAGCCTCGTTGGGGCTGTTGAGCGGGAAGGCCATGATCACATCGGGAAGGATGCGGGGCAGATCGCAGGCATCGGCGAAACGGGAATAACGCTGACAGACAGACTTGATGAGGTCATCGGGAAGGCCGACGTCATCATAGACTTCACCTCCCCCGGTGCGACCCTCAGGCATGTTGAGCTTGCGAAAGAGAAAAAGAGGGCGGTCGTCATCGGTACAACGGGTTTTTCGAAGGACGAGCTGAAGTCTCTAAGATCCATGAGCAGCGATATCCCCGTCCTTCTTGCTCCGAATATGAGCGTTGGCGTTAACCTCCTCTTCAAGGTCTTGGGCGACGTCGCAAGGACTCTCGGAGACGACTATGACGTCGAGATCATCGAGGCCCACCACCGGCTGAAGAAAGACGCGCCGAGCGGCACGGCGATGAAGATGGCTCAGGTGATCGCCGAGGCCCTAAGGAGAAACCTTGACGAAGTGGCCGTCTTTGAACGAAAAGGACTGATCGGGGAAAGGAAGAGGAAGGAGATCGGCATGCAGACGGTGAGGGCGGGTGACATCGTCGGTGAGCATACGGTGCTTTTCGGCGGTCTCGGGGAAAGGATAGAGATCACCCACAAGGCTTCCAGCAGGGACACCTTCGCTCGGGGTGCCCTGAGGGCTGCTCTCTGGCTCCACGGAAAGCCCGCGGGCTTCTATGACATGCAGGATGTGCTCGGTCTGAGGTGA
- a CDS encoding radical SAM protein, with the protein MDRTGGERGFCRVLDKPLVSSWGPHFGEERPLVGRFGSGTIFFSRCNLGCLFCQNWTISHQGEGTELSIDKLAGIMMELQDMGCHNINFVTPTHQMPMMLEALTAAKGEGLKLPIVYNCGGYESLQALEILDGIVDIYMPDLKYADTLLSLKYSGAEGYPEAAKTAIKEMHRQVGDLILDERGIAVRGLLVRHLVLPENMAGTDEVVRFLSQDISPDTYLNIMDQYHPCYRAKENPPLDRRITGSEYRTAITLAVKAGIKRLDGVTV; encoded by the coding sequence GTGGACAGAACCGGAGGTGAGCGGGGCTTCTGCAGAGTCTTAGACAAACCTCTCGTTTCAAGCTGGGGACCTCATTTCGGCGAAGAGAGGCCCCTCGTGGGCCGGTTCGGCTCGGGCACCATCTTTTTCAGCCGGTGTAACCTCGGCTGTCTCTTCTGTCAGAATTGGACGATAAGCCATCAGGGCGAAGGAACCGAACTCTCGATAGATAAACTCGCAGGGATCATGATGGAGCTTCAGGACATGGGGTGTCACAATATAAACTTTGTAACGCCGACTCATCAGATGCCGATGATGCTCGAAGCCCTCACAGCGGCAAAAGGAGAAGGACTGAAGCTGCCGATAGTCTACAATTGCGGCGGCTATGAATCCCTTCAGGCTCTGGAGATACTCGACGGCATCGTTGATATCTACATGCCGGACCTCAAGTATGCCGACACCCTCCTGTCGCTCAAATACTCAGGCGCGGAGGGATACCCGGAAGCGGCGAAGACCGCGATAAAGGAGATGCACCGGCAGGTCGGCGACCTCATCCTCGATGAAAGGGGAATCGCGGTGAGAGGGCTGCTCGTGAGGCACCTTGTCCTTCCTGAGAACATGGCCGGGACAGATGAAGTCGTGCGGTTCCTTTCTCAAGATATCTCTCCTGATACGTATCTGAACATCATGGATCAGTATCATCCCTGCTACCGGGCAAAGGAAAACCCTCCGCTCGACAGAAGGATAACAGGGAGCGAATATAGAACGGCGATAACCTTGGCCGTAAAGGCAGGCATCAAGAGGCTAGACGGGGTAACCGTGTGA
- a CDS encoding response regulator has protein sequence MEETRYCLCCGENVPFNSVERFEKRELTCVYCGFVLDVQKLWGSSGVGKGYTLIAEDAQYIRKIISEALEARRFSAQVMTFENGLELVSEYSKLFSQDASINVVIIDLNMPVMDGITTARTIRAMEAQHGKAPAPIVFFSSMKADDALRAQMDLLKPASYMNKGSDPDPERLVERVEQLVGYLVEKYKKGS, from the coding sequence ATGGAAGAAACCAGATATTGCCTCTGTTGCGGAGAGAATGTTCCCTTCAATTCCGTAGAACGGTTCGAAAAGCGCGAGCTCACCTGCGTCTATTGTGGATTTGTCCTTGATGTCCAGAAGCTCTGGGGATCTTCCGGAGTCGGCAAAGGGTATACGCTTATTGCTGAGGATGCGCAATACATCAGGAAAATTATATCGGAAGCGCTCGAGGCGAGGAGATTTTCTGCTCAAGTGATGACCTTCGAGAATGGCCTTGAGCTGGTGAGCGAATACTCAAAGTTGTTCTCTCAAGACGCCTCCATAAACGTGGTAATCATTGACCTCAATATGCCCGTCATGGACGGGATAACGACGGCAAGGACGATCAGGGCGATGGAAGCTCAGCACGGAAAAGCACCTGCCCCGATCGTTTTCTTCTCCTCAATGAAGGCCGACGATGCACTCAGGGCCCAGATGGACCTTCTGAAGCCGGCATCGTACATGAACAAGGGCTCGGACCCGGATCCTGAAAGGCTTGTCGAAAGAGTGGAGCAGCTTGTCGGATATCTCGTAGAGAAGTACAAGAAAGGATCGTAA
- the uvrA gene encoding excinuclease ABC subunit UvrA: MQDRIVIKGAREHNLKNIDVTIPREKVTVITGPSGSGKSSLAIDTVYAEGQRRYVESLSAYARQFLEQLQRPDVDSIEGLSPSIAINQKTVTKSPRSTLGTITEIYDYMRVLYARIGKPYCYSCGGEIATRDVQSIIDSVMAMPQGTRLQVLAPIVRERKGEYKKELAEMRREGFLRARIDGGMVDLTEDISLSRHKRHTVEVVVDRLIIKPGVGKKISVAIDSALRHADTVVINLADEQRDIHYSRIMACQKCGASFPEVNPRLFSFNSSYGACPHCNGLGYIGITDGEEEPDVGTVEEMRSCRSCEGLRLRKEALSVRIGAKNIGEFSRLTVEDALSFVNGLTLTERERFISSRVLKEVRDRLLFLIRVGLGYLTIDRLSLTLSGGEAQRIRLATQMGSSLTGVLYVLDEPSIGLHPRDCSRLLESLSAIRDAGNTVVVVEHDEETMRWADYIIDMGPGAGSRGGWVVAEGAPSEIESRETSLTGKYLKGELFISLPRSRRRGKDFIEIKGAEEFNLRGIDVALPLGTLTCVTGVSGSGKSTLIIEILYKALMKRLHGSSPRPGRHEALRGIEKIDSVIAVDQAPLGRTPRSNPATYTGIFTHIRALFAQVQESKVRGFTPSRFSFNLTGGRCEKCHGDGLLKVAMHFLPDAYLQCDLCKGKRYNRETLAVRFKGKDISEVLALTISDGLEFFSSVPVIRQKLELLEDVGLGYLQLGQPAPTLSGGEAQRLRLSKELAKRSTGSTLYILDEPTTGLHFSDIQRLLDVLNSLVDKGNTVVVIEHNLDVMKSADYIIDLGPEGGEKGGFLIACGTPEEVSRNPLSHTGRFLKERLSHHPFVSAA; encoded by the coding sequence ATGCAGGACCGCATAGTCATTAAAGGAGCACGGGAGCACAACCTCAAGAACATTGACGTGACCATTCCGAGGGAGAAGGTCACTGTCATTACTGGCCCCTCCGGATCCGGGAAATCGTCGCTTGCCATAGACACCGTGTATGCCGAGGGCCAGAGGCGGTATGTCGAAAGCCTCTCCGCATACGCTCGGCAGTTCCTTGAGCAGCTCCAAAGACCGGACGTTGATTCCATAGAGGGTCTTTCCCCGTCGATAGCGATAAATCAGAAAACGGTCACAAAGAGCCCCCGTTCGACCCTCGGGACGATTACGGAGATCTACGACTACATGCGTGTTCTCTATGCGAGGATCGGTAAACCCTACTGCTATAGCTGTGGCGGAGAGATCGCCACCCGGGATGTCCAGAGTATCATAGACTCCGTTATGGCGATGCCTCAGGGAACGAGGCTGCAGGTTCTCGCGCCCATTGTGAGAGAGCGAAAGGGTGAATATAAGAAAGAACTTGCCGAGATGAGGAGAGAAGGCTTCTTACGCGCGCGCATAGACGGCGGGATGGTCGATCTCACGGAAGATATTTCCCTGTCCAGGCACAAGCGGCATACCGTCGAGGTCGTCGTAGACAGGCTGATCATCAAACCCGGTGTCGGAAAGAAGATAAGCGTTGCGATAGATTCGGCGCTCAGACATGCGGACACAGTCGTGATCAACCTTGCTGATGAGCAAAGGGATATCCATTACAGCAGGATCATGGCATGCCAGAAATGCGGGGCGAGTTTCCCCGAGGTGAATCCGAGGCTCTTCTCGTTCAATAGCAGCTACGGGGCCTGCCCTCACTGCAACGGACTCGGTTATATAGGCATAACCGATGGCGAAGAAGAGCCGGACGTCGGCACCGTGGAGGAAATGCGATCGTGCAGAAGCTGTGAGGGGCTCAGGTTGAGAAAGGAGGCGCTGAGCGTAAGAATAGGAGCGAAGAACATCGGTGAATTCTCGAGGCTCACTGTGGAAGATGCACTCTCCTTTGTGAACGGTCTGACCCTCACCGAGCGGGAGAGATTCATCTCCTCTCGCGTCTTGAAGGAAGTGAGAGACAGGCTTTTGTTCCTCATAAGAGTCGGTCTCGGGTATCTCACTATCGACAGGCTTTCTCTTACCCTTTCCGGAGGGGAGGCGCAGCGGATACGCCTTGCGACGCAGATGGGTTCTTCTCTCACGGGGGTTCTCTATGTCCTCGATGAGCCGAGCATAGGCCTTCATCCTCGTGATTGTTCTCGACTCCTCGAGAGTCTCTCGGCAATTCGGGACGCCGGAAATACCGTGGTCGTGGTCGAGCACGATGAAGAGACGATGAGGTGGGCGGATTACATTATCGACATGGGACCGGGGGCCGGCTCGAGGGGAGGCTGGGTTGTGGCCGAAGGCGCGCCATCCGAAATAGAATCGAGGGAGACTTCCCTCACCGGGAAGTATCTGAAGGGTGAGCTCTTCATTTCCCTGCCTCGCTCGAGAAGAAGAGGGAAGGATTTTATCGAGATCAAGGGGGCGGAGGAGTTTAACCTGAGGGGGATCGACGTTGCCCTTCCCCTCGGGACGCTCACCTGCGTGACTGGTGTTTCCGGCTCTGGAAAGAGTACCCTCATCATCGAGATACTTTACAAGGCATTGATGAAGAGGCTTCATGGAAGCAGCCCGAGACCGGGCAGGCATGAGGCTCTCAGAGGCATTGAGAAGATAGATAGCGTCATCGCTGTGGACCAGGCACCGCTCGGAAGGACTCCGCGCTCCAACCCGGCGACGTATACGGGTATTTTCACCCACATCAGGGCGCTCTTTGCGCAGGTCCAGGAATCGAAGGTGCGGGGTTTCACACCCTCCCGGTTCAGCTTTAACCTGACAGGCGGGAGATGCGAGAAGTGCCACGGCGACGGGCTGCTGAAGGTCGCCATGCACTTTCTCCCCGATGCGTATCTCCAGTGCGATCTCTGCAAGGGGAAGAGATACAACAGAGAGACCCTTGCGGTACGATTCAAAGGGAAGGATATTTCAGAGGTCCTCGCACTCACTATCTCCGACGGACTCGAGTTCTTTTCCTCTGTTCCGGTTATTCGGCAGAAACTGGAACTCCTCGAGGACGTCGGACTCGGCTATCTCCAGCTTGGACAGCCCGCCCCGACCCTTTCCGGGGGAGAAGCGCAGAGACTGCGTCTCTCGAAGGAGCTTGCGAAGAGGTCGACGGGGAGCACCCTCTATATCCTCGATGAGCCTACAACGGGTCTTCACTTCTCCGACATTCAGCGGCTTCTCGATGTCCTGAACAGCCTTGTTGACAAAGGCAATACCGTTGTCGTCATCGAACATAACCTTGATGTGATGAAATCAGCGGATTATATCATAGACCTCGGACCGGAGGGCGGGGAGAAAGGGGGATTCTTAATCGCCTGCGGAACCCCCGAGGAAGTGAGCAGGAATCCTCTTTCGCATACCGGGAGATTCCTGAAGGAGAGACTTTCACATCACCCCTTCGTGAGTGCTGCATGA
- a CDS encoding FAD:protein FMN transferase, whose translation MMRGCDFLHLKFMRGEGIARIFLIAVLCLLMTLLISCSRGRERVFRKSKILMDTIVTISVAAESEDKAEKAIESGFAEIDRLDRMLSFFSESSELSRINRNAGVAPVSVSPETLEVMQRALYTSAKTGGAFDVTIGPESSQWDFYKKKKPDDDVIRERLSLVDYRQIQINGIKSTIFLPKKGMLADLGGIAKGYAADRAVEEMKRRGIRAGLVAVAGDIRAFGRKPGGSGWKVGIRNPRAKGKDDEIMATMELDDMAISTSGDYERYFIVDGERYHHILDPKTGYPARGCRSVTVVARDGVNTDSFSTGVFVLGPEKGLGVLKEMGFDGVIVDSDGGIETTPGLRNRIEFQRHS comes from the coding sequence ATGATGCGGGGGTGCGATTTCCTTCATCTCAAATTCATGAGGGGAGAAGGCATCGCCCGGATTTTTCTCATCGCTGTTCTTTGTCTGCTCATGACGCTTCTTATTTCCTGTTCGCGGGGAAGAGAGCGAGTATTCAGAAAAAGCAAGATACTCATGGACACGATCGTGACGATCTCTGTGGCAGCGGAATCCGAGGATAAGGCAGAGAAGGCCATCGAGTCTGGATTTGCAGAGATCGACAGACTCGACAGAATGCTCAGTTTCTTCTCGGAGTCCAGTGAACTCTCGCGCATAAACAGAAATGCCGGTGTCGCGCCGGTCTCGGTATCACCGGAGACCCTCGAAGTAATGCAGAGAGCGCTTTACACATCGGCAAAGACGGGGGGGGCCTTTGATGTGACGATAGGCCCCGAGAGTTCTCAATGGGATTTTTACAAAAAAAAGAAGCCCGATGATGATGTCATCAGAGAAAGGCTGAGTCTCGTGGATTACAGGCAGATACAGATCAACGGGATAAAATCGACCATCTTCCTTCCGAAGAAGGGGATGCTTGCCGATCTCGGCGGAATAGCAAAAGGCTACGCTGCCGACCGTGCAGTGGAGGAGATGAAGAGGCGGGGAATAAGGGCAGGCCTTGTCGCTGTTGCGGGCGATATCAGGGCCTTCGGACGCAAACCCGGCGGATCGGGCTGGAAGGTAGGCATCAGAAATCCGAGGGCAAAAGGGAAGGACGACGAGATCATGGCGACCATGGAACTCGACGACATGGCCATCTCCACCTCAGGGGATTATGAGAGATATTTTATCGTTGATGGCGAGCGTTATCATCACATCCTCGACCCGAAGACCGGATATCCGGCCCGGGGATGCCGGAGCGTTACCGTCGTCGCACGGGATGGTGTTAACACGGATTCATTTTCCACCGGTGTCTTTGTCCTCGGCCCTGAAAAAGGTCTGGGGGTATTGAAGGAGATGGGATTTGACGGAGTGATCGTGGATAGTGACGGTGGGATTGAGACTACGCCTGGGTTGAGGAACAGGATTGAATTTCAGAGACACTCTTAA
- a CDS encoding NusG domain II-containing protein, whose product MNFRDTLNGTTLADRLLFMALLLASLLSLIFVKEVLPHASEVSIEVEGKVLYRYPLDGNRLVAVRSRYGHLVVEIRDKKVRVIDASCPNRLCEEEGWVSRGAIICIPNRISVLVGSPGKGDRTVDAITG is encoded by the coding sequence TTGAATTTCAGAGACACTCTTAACGGCACGACCCTCGCGGACAGACTCCTTTTCATGGCGCTGTTGCTCGCGTCTCTGCTCTCCCTGATTTTCGTGAAGGAAGTACTCCCCCATGCCAGCGAGGTGAGCATCGAGGTTGAGGGAAAGGTTCTGTACCGGTACCCGCTCGATGGAAACAGATTGGTAGCGGTCAGGAGCAGGTACGGTCACCTTGTTGTCGAGATCAGGGACAAGAAGGTCAGGGTGATCGACGCGTCATGCCCGAACAGACTCTGTGAAGAAGAAGGGTGGGTCAGCAGGGGAGCGATAATCTGCATTCCCAACAGGATTTCGGTTCTTGTCGGCAGTCCCGGAAAGGGCGACAGGACGGTTGATGCAATCACAGGATAG
- a CDS encoding Gx transporter family protein, with protein sequence MQSQDRYRIALLSAYAVALHGFESLIPMPIPWLRVGLANIVTLTALTLFGFRAAMMVTVIRVVLASLLTGSFLGPGFVLSLGGGVFGTFAMGLTFALLPRMFGPVGLSLIGALFHNLAQLFLAYLLFIQKIEPVIFVGPILLLIGTLTGLINGLAADLLIKSLKNHGYTLQNTCV encoded by the coding sequence ATGCAATCACAGGATAGATACCGGATTGCCCTTCTTTCCGCCTATGCCGTTGCCCTTCACGGTTTTGAGAGCCTCATCCCCATGCCGATACCCTGGCTCAGGGTAGGCCTCGCGAACATAGTGACGCTCACGGCCCTTACGCTCTTCGGGTTCAGGGCTGCGATGATGGTAACGGTGATACGGGTGGTCCTCGCTTCTCTCCTCACCGGTTCATTCCTTGGACCGGGATTCGTACTGAGCCTGGGCGGGGGTGTTTTCGGAACATTCGCCATGGGCCTTACCTTCGCCCTCCTCCCTCGCATGTTCGGTCCTGTCGGTCTCAGCCTTATCGGGGCACTGTTCCACAATCTTGCGCAGCTCTTTCTAGCGTACCTCTTGTTTATCCAGAAGATCGAGCCGGTGATCTTCGTCGGGCCCATCCTTCTCCTCATTGGCACATTGACCGGTCTCATAAATGGTCTCGCAGCGGACCTCCTGATCAAAAGCTTGAAAAACCATGGGTATACCCTTCAAAATACCTGTGTATGA
- a CDS encoding response regulator: MRNRILVADASQSFLVNVGILLSRMGFKVIPVENGVEVLKLIKLSGPDIVMLDTNLAVMDGITVLKHIKGDRQTAKIPVIMTSDHSSSGTLKKCKSLGCSAYLLKPLSVAGLHEIIQKTMFSDVGTNRRHVRAAFIRKVVITYKRRQYELYAETLSQGGIYVRRMDPFPEGAEVDVELPLKGEGSLSLKGVVIYTKGLFGDVFKVPPGMAIEFKGLTKRESKTLRDYVENLIAEDILENQGASSITR, from the coding sequence ATGAGAAACAGGATACTTGTAGCTGACGCGAGTCAATCTTTCTTGGTGAATGTCGGGATTCTCCTGAGCAGGATGGGCTTTAAGGTCATCCCGGTCGAGAACGGGGTTGAGGTCTTAAAACTGATAAAACTGAGCGGACCGGATATCGTCATGCTCGATACGAACCTGGCGGTCATGGATGGTATCACCGTCTTGAAGCATATCAAGGGAGACAGACAGACCGCGAAGATTCCGGTGATCATGACGTCAGACCATTCAAGCAGCGGGACGCTCAAGAAGTGTAAGAGCCTCGGATGTTCGGCCTATCTCCTGAAGCCTCTGAGCGTAGCCGGGCTCCACGAGATCATTCAGAAGACCATGTTTTCGGATGTCGGCACGAACAGAAGGCACGTAAGGGCAGCATTCATCAGAAAGGTGGTCATCACATACAAGAGGCGTCAGTATGAACTCTATGCGGAGACGCTTTCTCAGGGCGGCATCTATGTGAGGAGAATGGATCCCTTTCCCGAAGGCGCGGAGGTCGACGTCGAGCTGCCCCTGAAAGGCGAGGGCTCACTCTCGCTAAAGGGTGTTGTTATCTATACGAAGGGACTTTTCGGCGATGTCTTCAAGGTCCCGCCCGGAATGGCGATTGAGTTCAAAGGGCTTACGAAACGTGAGTCGAAGACCTTGCGGGACTATGTGGAAAATCTCATCGCAGAGGATATCTTGGAGAATCAGGGTGCGTCTTCAATCACGAGGTGA
- a CDS encoding DNA gyrase inhibitor YacG — MKIICPACRRTTTWEENPWKPFCSERCKFIDLGKWASEEYRIPGEKAGENAEEKQKREGAEGTG; from the coding sequence ATGAAGATCATCTGTCCGGCATGCAGAAGGACAACGACATGGGAGGAGAATCCCTGGAAGCCGTTTTGCTCGGAGCGGTGTAAATTCATCGACCTCGGCAAGTGGGCCTCTGAGGAGTATAGGATCCCCGGAGAAAAGGCCGGAGAGAATGCTGAAGAGAAGCAGAAAAGAGAGGGGGCAGAGGGAACAGGGTAG